A section of the Glandiceps talaboti chromosome 8, keGlaTala1.1, whole genome shotgun sequence genome encodes:
- the LOC144438427 gene encoding 4-hydroxybenzoate polyprenyltransferase, mitochondrial-like, with protein MMLCRLYSTQKLFSSCRPVIGSLNHLNGTRNDKQHTVSNHHPKIPPTRISVTPFLQQNDFHTLNGNYKKMLTKKLVLCQPSCQLSLKPAAIVGAMPKQVQPYLQLMRADKPIGTWLLYIPCTWSICLAAQPGSFPDFYMLALFGLGAWVMRGAGCTINDLWDRDFDKAVARTRTRPIASGNVSPFQATVFLALQLSVGLGILLQLNLYSIILGASSLGLIAAYPLMKRITYWPQLFLGVTFNWGALLGWSAVQGSCDWLVVLPLYVSCIAWTLFYDTIYAHQDKEDDVLIGVKSTALLLGNNTKPWLAGFASVMLGGLTLVGIETGQTCAYYAAIVLAATHLGTQAATVDLNDGQDCWSKFQSNRRLGLIIMAGIMASTLLKKSKEEKESEKSVKAQ; from the coding sequence ATGATGCTGTGTCGACTGTACAGTACACAGAAATTGTTTTCATCATGTCGTCCCGTGATTGGTTCGCTGAACCATCTCAATGGTACAAGGAATGATAAACAGCATACAGTATCAAACCATCATCCAAAAATACCACCAACTAGAATATCAGTGACTCCGTTTTTACAGCAAAATGACTTTCACACTCTCAATGGTAACTACAAGAAAATGCTTACTAAGAAATTGGTGCTATGTCAGCCATCTTGCCAACTAAGTTTGAAGCCAGCGGCGATAGTGGGAGCTATGCCGAAACAAGTTCAGCCATACTTGCAGTTAATGAGAGCAGACAAACCTATTGGTACCTGGTTACTCTACATACCTTGTACGTGGAGTATATGTCTGGCTGCACAACCGGGCTCGTTTCCAGATTTCTACATGTTGGCATTGTTTGGCCTAGGTGCTTGGGTTATGAGAGGTGCCGGATGTACTATTAATGACTTATGGGATAGGGACTTTGACAAGGCTGTGGCACGGACCAGAACTAGACCAATAGCTTCAGGCAATGTTTCACCATTCCAAGCCACTGTATTCCTTGCTTTACAGTTATCAGTAGGGTTAGGGATTCTCTTACAGTTGAATTTGTATAGTATTATACTGGGTGCATCATCACTAGGGCTGATAGCTGCATATCCTCTAATGAAACGAATCACATACTGGCCACAGTTGTTTCTCGGTGTTACATTCAACTGGGGTGCCCTGCTAGGATGGTCTGCGGTTCAAGGTAGCTGCGATTGGTTGGTGGTCTTACCGCTATACGTATCCTGTATTGCATGGACGTTGTTTTACGATACGATATACGCACACCAGGACAAAGAAGATGATGTGCTGATTGGTGTGAAATCAACAGCACTGTTGCTCGGCAACAATACTAAACCTTGGTTAGCAGGGTTTGCATCAGTTATGCTAGGGGGCCTGACTCTGGTTGGCATAGAAACAGGACAAACCTGTGCCTACTATGCTGCTATTGTATTAGCAGCTACTCACCTGGGCACACAAGCAGCTACAGTTGATCTGAATGATGGTCAGGATTGTTGGAGTAAATTCCAGTCTAATCGTAGACTTGGGTTGATAATCATGGCTGGTATCATGGCCAGTACTCTCCTGAAAAAATCTAAGGAAGAGAAAGAGAGTGAAAAGTCAGTGAAAGCTCAATGA